One genomic region from Pseudomonadota bacterium encodes:
- a CDS encoding nuclear transport factor 2 family protein translates to MNDASFRTWLDRYGAAWEAQDPAAAAALFTPDGTYAWGPFSPPIEGREAIRDAWDYATRGQQSDIHFGYEVLTVADGRGIARWWASMKVNATAQPVRMEGIFLVTLASDGLCQVFREWWNEDPPATGASQYQ, encoded by the coding sequence ATGAATGATGCCAGCTTTCGTACATGGCTCGACCGCTACGGCGCGGCTTGGGAAGCTCAGGATCCCGCCGCCGCGGCCGCACTGTTCACGCCCGACGGAACCTATGCCTGGGGACCGTTCAGCCCACCCATCGAGGGACGCGAGGCCATCCGCGACGCGTGGGACTACGCCACGCGCGGCCAGCAATCCGATATCCATTTCGGCTACGAGGTGTTGACGGTGGCGGACGGCAGGGGCATCGCGCGCTGGTGGGCATCGATGAAAGTCAATGCCACCGCCCAGCCAGTGCGCATGGAAGGCATATTCCTGGTGACACTGGCGAGCGACGGCCTGTGCCAGGTGTTCCGCGAATGGTGGAACGAAGATCCGCCAGCGACCGGCGCCTCGCAATACCAGTGA
- a CDS encoding alpha/beta hydrolase, with product MALPEGYGSRAEPYPVLVCLDAQWTFGTVCDAALNLGLARLLPRVMVVGVGWSAHTAREVVHARARDFTPTVGALPAAVVRNMAGAPVFGGAQAFQGWLLDEGLPALEASYNIDRAQRTLIGHSLSGLFSLYTLLTRPAAFSRWLIASPSSWWDKRVVFDLEQQNFAHGPVPEGRVFMSAGEFEQCIGGEIPMLANTEEFHARLAMRHSPSFETVFRVLPGEIHHSTMPAAVSHGLRWLFR from the coding sequence GTGGCGCTTCCGGAAGGCTATGGCAGCCGCGCCGAGCCCTACCCGGTGCTGGTGTGCCTCGATGCTCAATGGACTTTCGGCACGGTATGCGATGCGGCCTTGAACCTCGGGCTCGCGCGACTGCTGCCGCGGGTGATGGTGGTGGGCGTCGGTTGGTCGGCGCACACCGCGCGCGAAGTCGTGCATGCGCGGGCACGGGATTTCACCCCTACCGTCGGCGCGCTGCCTGCCGCCGTCGTGCGCAACATGGCGGGTGCGCCGGTGTTCGGCGGCGCGCAGGCGTTTCAGGGTTGGTTGCTGGACGAGGGGCTGCCCGCGCTGGAAGCAAGCTATAACATCGACCGCGCGCAGCGCACGCTGATCGGCCATTCGCTCTCCGGCCTGTTTTCGCTCTATACGCTACTCACGCGGCCGGCGGCGTTCTCGCGCTGGCTCATCGCGAGCCCGTCGTCGTGGTGGGACAAGCGCGTGGTATTTGATCTCGAACAACAAAATTTCGCGCACGGGCCAGTGCCCGAGGGGCGCGTGTTCATGTCGGCCGGTGAATTCGAGCAGTGCATCGGCGGCGAGATCCCTATGCTGGCCAATACCGAGGAGTTTCATGCGCGGCTCGCGATGCGACATTCGCCGTCGTTCGAGACGGTCTTTCGCGTTCTGCCCGGCGAGATACATCACTCGACGATGCCGGCCGCGGTGAGCCACGGGCTGCGCTGGCTGTTCCGCTGA
- a CDS encoding amidohydrolase produces MAYEIKRFPYDGTVDADGHVLEPPDLWERYLETRYRARALRIRVDDEGYEYLEIDGRPSARSNRGSLGLLGAMGADDMRPRPERRYADNIPYGAGDAGERLALLARENLDCSLLYPTLGLLWECELTDPELSLAYVRAYNRWIADFCRDSAGRLVPIAMLTLLDPAGSAAELERAVKDGCKGAWVNPFNHQRILHGDERHDVLFAKCCELDVPFAIHPTFIPQPPAYGVFDWPARGQAWAELTWLRAVVQQALISFFALGTLERFPALRLGILEVGAGWLGAFLDRLDAVTNSLRAKRASATELFRRQCFISADPDETAAPLTVDHVGAECFLWATDYPHPDHPHTWVDDLTRFAEQLAPATRAQLLGGNVRRIYRLGN; encoded by the coding sequence ATGGCCTACGAGATCAAGCGCTTTCCCTATGACGGCACCGTCGACGCCGACGGCCATGTGCTGGAACCGCCGGATCTGTGGGAGCGCTATCTCGAGACTCGCTACCGCGCCCGAGCGCTGCGCATTCGTGTCGACGACGAAGGCTACGAGTATCTCGAGATCGACGGCCGCCCCTCGGCGCGCTCGAACCGCGGCTCGCTGGGCCTGCTCGGCGCGATGGGCGCGGACGACATGCGGCCGCGGCCGGAGCGCCGCTACGCCGACAACATTCCCTACGGCGCGGGCGATGCCGGCGAGCGGCTCGCCTTGCTGGCGCGTGAGAACCTCGACTGCAGCCTGCTCTATCCCACGCTTGGACTTTTGTGGGAGTGCGAGCTGACCGACCCGGAACTCAGCCTCGCCTACGTACGCGCCTACAATCGCTGGATTGCCGATTTCTGTCGCGACAGCGCGGGCCGGCTCGTGCCCATCGCCATGCTGACCCTGCTCGACCCGGCCGGCTCCGCGGCCGAACTCGAACGCGCTGTGAAAGACGGCTGCAAGGGCGCGTGGGTGAATCCATTCAATCACCAGCGCATCCTCCACGGCGACGAGCGCCACGACGTGCTGTTTGCCAAGTGCTGCGAACTCGACGTGCCGTTCGCGATCCATCCGACCTTCATTCCCCAGCCGCCCGCCTACGGCGTGTTCGACTGGCCGGCGCGCGGCCAGGCGTGGGCGGAATTGACGTGGCTGCGCGCCGTCGTGCAGCAGGCGCTGATCTCGTTCTTCGCGCTCGGCACGCTCGAGCGCTTTCCGGCGTTACGTCTCGGCATCCTCGAAGTCGGTGCGGGTTGGTTGGGCGCCTTCCTCGACAGGCTCGACGCGGTGACCAATTCACTGCGCGCCAAACGTGCCTCGGCCACCGAGCTCTTCCGTCGTCAGTGCTTCATTTCCGCCGACCCGGACGAGACCGCCGCGCCGCTCACCGTCGACCATGTCGGCGCCGAGTGTTTCCTGTGGGCCACCGACTATCCCCACCCCGATCATCCCCATACCTGGGTTGACGACCTCACGCGTTTTGCCGAGCAACTCGCGCCGGCGACGCGGGCGCAGCTCTTGGGCGGCAACGTGCGCAGGATCTATCGGCTGGGGAACTGA